A portion of the Labilithrix sp. genome contains these proteins:
- a CDS encoding putative zinc-binding peptidase produces the protein MKVFHCTHCAQLLFFENSVCVPCGRALGYLPEEGLLVSLERPAGAEGQNRWRSERTGRTYRLCDNYVKYNVCNWVVREDDPEALCRSCRLTKTIPNLGKAGNDRLWYKLEVAKRRLLYTFDRLGLPYRGRHEDPEHGLQFDFMEEALTGHAEGVITVNIQEADDAHRVKTRIEMQEPYRTLLGHFRHESGHYYWERLISTSPAIGSFRVLFGDERADYQDALKRNYGQGPPPNWQDEYVSSYAAMHPWEDWAETWAHYLHMVDTLETASACGVSIEPPRHDEPTLLEVPNPVGDADVSFEKLISSWATITYVLNNLNRGLGNDDAYPFVLSDTATKKLHFVHTTIAARSTRFAAG, from the coding sequence ATGAAGGTCTTCCATTGCACACACTGCGCGCAGCTCCTGTTCTTCGAGAACTCGGTCTGCGTCCCGTGCGGGCGCGCGCTCGGCTACCTGCCGGAGGAGGGGCTCCTCGTCTCGCTCGAGCGTCCCGCCGGCGCGGAGGGCCAGAACCGCTGGCGCTCCGAGCGGACGGGGCGGACGTACCGCCTCTGCGATAACTATGTAAAGTACAACGTCTGCAACTGGGTCGTGCGGGAGGACGATCCGGAGGCGCTCTGCCGTTCGTGCCGGCTCACGAAGACGATCCCGAACCTCGGCAAGGCCGGCAACGATCGGCTCTGGTACAAGCTCGAGGTCGCGAAGCGGCGGCTCCTCTACACGTTCGATCGGCTCGGCCTCCCCTACCGCGGCCGGCACGAGGACCCCGAGCACGGGCTCCAGTTCGATTTCATGGAAGAGGCGCTGACGGGCCACGCCGAGGGCGTCATCACCGTGAACATCCAAGAAGCCGACGACGCTCATCGCGTGAAGACGCGAATCGAAATGCAGGAGCCTTATCGGACTTTGCTCGGGCACTTCCGCCACGAGTCAGGCCATTATTACTGGGAGCGCCTCATCTCCACGTCGCCCGCGATCGGCTCGTTCCGCGTGCTCTTCGGGGACGAGCGCGCCGACTACCAGGACGCGCTGAAACGCAATTACGGCCAGGGCCCGCCGCCGAATTGGCAAGACGAGTACGTGAGCTCGTACGCGGCGATGCACCCGTGGGAGGACTGGGCCGAGACCTGGGCCCACTACCTCCACATGGTCGACACGCTCGAGACCGCCTCCGCGTGCGGCGTCTCGATCGAGCCGCCGCGCCACGACGAGCCCACCCTCCTCGAGGTGCCCAACCCGGTCGGTGACGCCGACGTGAGCTTCGAGAAGCTCATCTCGAGCTGGGCGACGATCACGTACGTCCTCAACAACCTGAACCGCGGCCTCGGCAACGACGACGCCTACCCCTTCGTGCTGTCGGACACCGCGACGAAGAAGCTCCACTTCGTCCACACTACGATCGCCGCGCGCTCGACGCGCTTCGCGGCTGGCTGA
- a CDS encoding VWA domain-containing protein: protein MNETADRLDRILKGPAAIEAQTLFRIVRPVLALAGWRAKLESKATLELVALLRDETRDWNDIAAKLPHAEKELEANVSMLERVTIVKKEAPIAHVLWLRRVVGVLALTREAVTAEDRDADVVYEALRTDPSVVLPPLAPLRIERPSKEEDGEDHRLVDLELATIDHLMTAARAESLMLGRRRRLLVAARQRLLEAAAALPLERGGVGMRARWLAQEITRIDRLQGAGVDPEVSLVHQARQALTRRKTDLLYGCLGALEANGDRELSIRAGRALRRIGGDAHAASAEQSTNELLGSTVALVAEAIAEARSDAETTIAVAEAESDREQARWLLTAIPADAGAAIARAAIAADGFFEVGGTLAPVRVVEETTVPRVVKHPTRDMILQTAEDVNDLRDALVGDPRTILLDLAIGRLFARRYVRDEPARRSRVVLHGEVRVYVLDGSTSMWGTRARVRDAILVAELTTLMRRLETPRNVRCTLFYRYFNTKLGPVHRVQTIAEAKDAIRQVVSANREGGTNIQLALASSIAQIAEARAGDPDLARAQIVLITDGEAPVDEAALVAARDAIVGLPIGVSVIAIGEENPALRGLVARQRAKGEAAFYHFIEQADCEAIVAGEVLGDAVHAPETWARLAADPRALDDELGGLVEELEQIDRRRDHEALERLDEEARARVEVGLEHEALCQGERARFEALRKDRVALEARFARWFPPPAPGTPARVDDPALPAPGTPERDDIDAVVCALASVAEVVALLGGSTLTRRADAIDLIERILPDARLTPASYRAVLRNFPVPITSSLRALHDAVVSPGDPRLGDR from the coding sequence ATGAACGAGACGGCCGACCGCCTCGATCGGATCCTCAAGGGCCCCGCCGCGATCGAGGCGCAGACGTTGTTCCGCATCGTGCGGCCCGTCCTCGCGTTGGCGGGATGGCGCGCGAAGCTCGAGAGCAAGGCGACGCTGGAGCTCGTGGCGCTCCTCCGCGACGAGACGCGAGACTGGAACGACATCGCGGCGAAGCTCCCCCACGCGGAGAAGGAGCTCGAGGCGAACGTGTCGATGCTCGAGCGCGTCACGATCGTCAAGAAGGAGGCGCCGATCGCGCACGTGCTCTGGCTCCGCCGCGTCGTCGGCGTGCTCGCCCTCACGCGCGAGGCGGTCACGGCGGAGGACCGCGACGCCGACGTCGTCTACGAGGCGCTGCGGACCGATCCGAGCGTGGTGCTCCCGCCGCTCGCGCCGCTCAGGATCGAGCGGCCCTCGAAGGAGGAGGACGGCGAGGACCACCGGCTCGTCGACCTCGAGCTCGCCACGATCGATCACCTCATGACCGCCGCCCGCGCGGAGAGCTTGATGCTGGGGCGGCGGCGGAGGCTCCTCGTCGCGGCGCGGCAGCGGCTCCTCGAGGCCGCGGCCGCGCTGCCGCTCGAGCGCGGCGGCGTCGGGATGCGCGCGCGCTGGCTCGCGCAGGAGATCACGCGGATCGATCGGCTCCAGGGCGCGGGCGTCGATCCCGAGGTCTCGCTCGTCCACCAGGCGCGGCAGGCGCTCACGCGGCGGAAGACGGATCTCCTCTACGGCTGCCTCGGCGCGCTGGAGGCGAACGGCGACCGCGAGCTCTCGATCCGCGCGGGGCGCGCGCTCCGCCGCATCGGCGGGGACGCGCACGCGGCCTCGGCGGAGCAGTCGACGAACGAGCTGCTCGGATCCACCGTCGCGCTCGTCGCGGAGGCGATCGCGGAGGCGCGCTCCGACGCCGAGACGACGATCGCGGTCGCGGAGGCGGAGTCCGATCGCGAGCAGGCGCGGTGGCTCCTCACCGCCATCCCCGCCGACGCCGGCGCCGCGATCGCGCGCGCGGCGATCGCGGCGGACGGCTTCTTCGAGGTCGGCGGCACGCTCGCGCCGGTGCGCGTCGTCGAAGAGACGACGGTGCCGCGCGTCGTGAAGCACCCGACGCGCGACATGATCCTGCAGACGGCGGAGGACGTGAACGACCTGCGGGACGCGCTCGTCGGCGATCCGCGCACGATCCTCCTCGACCTCGCGATCGGGCGCCTCTTCGCGCGCCGCTACGTGCGCGACGAGCCGGCGCGCCGCTCGCGGGTGGTGCTCCACGGCGAGGTCCGCGTCTACGTGCTCGACGGCTCGACCTCGATGTGGGGCACCCGCGCGCGCGTGCGGGACGCGATCCTCGTCGCGGAGCTCACCACCTTGATGCGGCGGCTCGAGACGCCGCGCAACGTGCGGTGCACGCTCTTTTATCGCTATTTCAACACGAAGCTCGGGCCGGTTCATCGGGTGCAGACGATCGCGGAGGCGAAAGATGCCATTCGCCAAGTGGTCAGCGCGAACCGCGAGGGCGGGACCAACATCCAACTAGCGCTCGCGTCGTCGATCGCGCAGATCGCGGAGGCGCGGGCGGGCGATCCGGACCTCGCGCGCGCCCAGATCGTCCTCATCACCGACGGCGAGGCGCCGGTCGACGAGGCCGCGCTCGTCGCCGCGCGCGACGCGATCGTGGGGCTGCCGATCGGCGTCAGCGTCATCGCGATCGGCGAGGAGAACCCGGCGCTGCGCGGCCTCGTCGCCCGGCAGCGCGCGAAGGGCGAGGCCGCCTTCTACCACTTCATCGAGCAGGCCGACTGCGAGGCGATCGTCGCGGGTGAGGTCCTCGGCGACGCGGTGCACGCGCCGGAGACGTGGGCGCGCCTCGCGGCGGATCCGCGCGCCCTCGACGACGAGCTCGGCGGCCTCGTCGAGGAGCTCGAGCAGATCGATCGGCGGCGCGATCACGAGGCGCTCGAGCGGCTCGACGAGGAGGCGCGGGCGCGCGTCGAGGTCGGGCTCGAGCACGAGGCCCTCTGCCAGGGCGAGCGCGCGCGGTTCGAGGCGCTGCGGAAGGACCGCGTCGCCCTCGAGGCCCGCTTCGCGCGATGGTTCCCGCCGCCGGCCCCCGGCACGCCCGCGCGCGTGGACGATCCCGCGCTGCCCGCGCCCGGGACGCCGGAGCGCGACGACATCGACGCGGTCGTCTGCGCGCTCGCCTCCGTCGCCGAGGTGGTGGCGCTGCTCGGCGGGAGCACCCTCACGCGGCGGGCCGACGCGATCGACCTCATCGAGCGCATCCTCCCCGACGCCCGCCTCACGCCGGCGTCGTACCGCGCGGTCCTCCGGAATTTTCCAGTGCCAATAACCTCGTCCTTACGCGCACTTCACGACGCGGTAGTGTCACCCGGCGATCCTCGCTTGGGGGATCGATGA
- a CDS encoding circularly permuted type 2 ATP-grasp protein: MTQGILSSYVPPASRYDEMVDGGLRPRPHWQALLSHLGALPSDTLQERKQFVQDAIASDGVSYNVYADPKGGSRPWELDLLPLILPSEEWSVIATAVAQRARLLNAVLNDLYGPQTLLADGLLPPALVFGQRSFLWPAIGIAPKDGVAMHLYAADLARAPDGRWWILADRTGGPSGAGYALQNRMTISRALPDAFRDLHIEPLAPFFSALQDTLYRGARQETGEAPLAVLLTPGPFNETYFEHSFLARYLGFPLVEGQDLIVRGDMVYLKTLRGLKRVHAILRRLDGDYCDPVELRPDSAIGIPGLMHVIRAGNVLVANSLGANILESGALSGFYPAISERLFGERLAMPGIATWWCGEGPALEYAIKNLEHLVIKPAYPTIRMEPIFGHTLDAAARERLVDRMQGQPHAYVAQEHVQLSHAPTLGRTQAEAALARPASLRVYAVATPNGYLVMPGALTRVAPSDGGDVVSMQWGGSSKDTWILADKPVVRVPLRRPRLGAEDVVQSSVDIASRVGENLFWMGRYAERCEAVARLLRAALVRVADASPPSQPALRTLGATALRLEVLPAPDSGDDVTAPPSIDLARDFLAAAIDPSVPGGLVANVLRLHGSGNQVRERMSTDNWHVLSRCVARLPKRDAPLGAALDSLDEVMMTCVSLAGFAMDDMTRDESWQFLPLGRRLERLVHLSRMIASVLNLSAQERADSLEWLLEAANSIVTFRARYRRAPELLPVLHLIVLDETNPHAIAFQLRDLAITLVRTHAQLGGDMSGDDLGGLIAALRNLPLSGFEPEKGEELEKACKHLASILERAERMAYAISDALQRRFFSHTGTQPIGIGEKAK; encoded by the coding sequence GTGACGCAAGGGATCCTCTCGAGCTACGTGCCGCCGGCGTCTCGCTACGACGAGATGGTGGACGGCGGACTGCGCCCCCGCCCGCACTGGCAGGCGCTCCTCTCGCACCTCGGCGCGCTGCCGAGCGACACGCTCCAGGAGCGGAAGCAGTTCGTCCAGGACGCGATCGCCTCCGACGGCGTCAGCTACAACGTCTACGCCGATCCGAAGGGGGGCAGCCGGCCGTGGGAGCTCGATCTCCTGCCGCTCATCCTCCCGAGCGAGGAGTGGTCCGTCATCGCGACCGCGGTCGCGCAGCGCGCGCGGCTCCTCAACGCGGTCCTGAACGATCTCTACGGGCCGCAGACGCTCCTCGCCGACGGGCTCCTCCCGCCCGCGCTCGTCTTCGGGCAGCGCTCGTTCCTCTGGCCCGCCATCGGCATTGCGCCGAAGGACGGCGTCGCGATGCACCTCTACGCGGCCGATCTCGCGCGCGCGCCGGACGGCCGCTGGTGGATCCTCGCCGACCGAACGGGCGGCCCGTCCGGCGCCGGCTACGCGCTCCAGAACCGGATGACGATCTCGCGCGCGCTGCCGGACGCGTTCCGCGATCTCCACATCGAGCCGCTCGCGCCGTTCTTCAGCGCGCTGCAGGACACGTTGTACCGCGGCGCGCGGCAGGAGACGGGCGAGGCGCCGCTCGCGGTGCTGCTCACGCCGGGGCCCTTCAACGAGACCTATTTCGAGCATTCTTTCCTCGCGCGCTATTTGGGATTCCCGCTCGTCGAGGGGCAGGACCTCATCGTCCGCGGGGACATGGTCTATTTGAAGACGCTGCGCGGCCTGAAGCGCGTGCACGCCATCCTCCGCCGCCTCGACGGCGATTATTGCGATCCGGTCGAGCTCCGCCCCGACTCCGCGATCGGCATTCCGGGGTTGATGCACGTCATTCGCGCCGGCAACGTCCTCGTCGCCAATTCGCTCGGCGCGAACATCCTCGAGAGCGGCGCGCTCTCCGGCTTCTATCCCGCGATCAGCGAGCGGCTCTTCGGCGAGCGCCTCGCGATGCCGGGGATCGCGACGTGGTGGTGCGGAGAGGGGCCCGCGCTCGAATATGCGATCAAGAACCTCGAGCACCTCGTCATCAAACCCGCTTATCCGACGATCCGGATGGAGCCGATCTTCGGTCACACGCTCGACGCGGCCGCGCGGGAGCGCCTCGTCGATCGGATGCAGGGCCAGCCGCACGCCTACGTCGCGCAGGAGCACGTGCAGCTCTCGCACGCCCCGACGCTGGGGCGCACGCAGGCGGAGGCGGCCCTCGCGCGCCCGGCCTCGCTCCGCGTCTACGCCGTCGCGACCCCGAACGGGTACCTCGTGATGCCGGGGGCGCTCACGCGCGTCGCGCCGAGCGACGGCGGCGACGTCGTCTCGATGCAGTGGGGCGGCTCGAGCAAGGACACCTGGATCCTCGCCGACAAGCCGGTCGTGCGCGTGCCCCTCCGCCGCCCGCGGCTCGGCGCGGAGGACGTCGTCCAGTCGAGCGTCGACATCGCGTCGCGCGTCGGCGAAAACCTCTTCTGGATGGGGCGCTACGCCGAGCGCTGCGAGGCGGTCGCGCGCCTGCTCCGCGCCGCGCTCGTCCGCGTCGCGGACGCGTCCCCGCCGTCGCAGCCCGCGCTCCGCACGCTGGGGGCGACCGCGCTCCGGCTCGAGGTGCTGCCGGCGCCCGACTCCGGCGACGACGTGACCGCGCCGCCGTCGATCGACCTCGCGCGCGACTTCCTCGCCGCCGCGATCGACCCCAGCGTCCCGGGCGGGCTCGTCGCGAACGTCCTCCGCCTCCACGGGAGCGGCAACCAGGTGCGCGAGCGCATGTCGACGGACAACTGGCACGTGCTCTCGCGCTGCGTCGCCCGCCTCCCGAAGCGGGACGCGCCGCTCGGCGCCGCGCTCGACTCGCTCGACGAGGTCATGATGACGTGCGTGTCCCTCGCCGGCTTCGCGATGGACGACATGACGCGCGACGAGAGCTGGCAGTTCCTCCCGCTCGGACGGCGCCTCGAGCGGCTCGTGCACCTCTCGCGGATGATCGCGAGCGTGCTGAACCTCTCCGCGCAGGAGCGCGCCGACTCGCTCGAGTGGCTCCTCGAGGCCGCGAACTCGATCGTCACGTTCCGCGCCCGCTATCGCCGCGCGCCGGAGCTCCTCCCCGTCCTCCACCTGATCGTCCTCGACGAGACCAACCCGCACGCGATCGCGTTCCAGCTGCGCGACCTCGCGATCACGCTCGTGCGGACGCACGCGCAGCTCGGCGGCGACATGTCCGGCGACGACCTCGGCGGCCTCATCGCCGCGCTCCGCAACCTCCCGCTCAGCGGCTTCGAGCCGGAGAAGGGGGAGGAGCTCGAGAAGGCGTGCAAGCACCTCGCGTCGATCCTCGAGCGCGCGGAGCGGATGGCGTACGCGATATCGGACGCGCTCCAGCGCCGCTTCTTCTCGCACACGGGCACGCAGCCGATCGGCATCGGGGAGAAGGCGAAATGA
- a CDS encoding transglutaminase family protein, translating into MSIHVALHHRTSYRYDRSVSLGPQSVRLRPAPHCRTKVLAYSLKVTPAKHFINWQQDPQSNYIARLVFPEKTTALEIEVDLVAEMAAYNPFDFFVEPYAEKWPFEYDPQLKVDLAPYLRVGESTPLLAELVASVSREPRTLIDVLVELNQRLCNTIKYLVRLEPGLQTPEETLAKRSGSCRDTGWLLVQVFRRLGLAARFASGYLIQLVADTKPLEGPEGPSSDFCDLHAWCEVYVPGAGWIGLDPTSGLLAGEGHLPLACSAEPSLAAPISGALEACETTFTHEMSVTRVREEPRVTKPYTEEAWGAIAELGRSVDAALGAGDVRLTMGGEPTFVSADDFEGAEWNTAALGPTKKKLAAELFHRLRDEYGPSGLVHFGQGKWYPGEPLPRWSLDLYWRNDGEPLWSDRALIADETKPDTQVASPANAEKLLRSVAKNLGLDPKFVFPAYEDAYYYAWRERRLPINVDPAASKLTDPLERERLRRLFTEGLEEASGAVLPVGKDPLEAAAAKAARAKGGAGEAARWRTSRWHFRGEHCFLAPGDSPLGLRLPLDATPWIDPKDLVPPSPKDPSDEAEPLAERAKKPGVADERAPEAGKSAPWVLKTAMCVEPRDGVLRVFMPPLEALDDWVELVGAIEAAAKEHALPILFEGYPPPRDERLGRLSVTPDPGVIEVNIHPSGSWDELVHRTTHLYEAARQTRLAAEKFMIDGRHAGTGGGNHVVLGGATPNDSPFLRRPDLLRSMVAYFHQHPSLSFLFSGMFIGPTSQSPRIDEARNDSLFEIEIAFAELDRRAAKGEDVPPWLVDRLFRDLLVDLTGNTHRAEFCIDKLYSPDGATGRLGLVELRALEMPPHPRMSLVQQLLLRALLATFWKEPFAPARLTRWGTELHDRFMLPFWVWQDFEDVIADLRRAGFAFDATWFAPHFEFRFPLIGAIETRAMKLTLRSALEPWHVMGEDASAGGTARYVDSSLERVEARVTGWNPERFVLTCNGVEVPLQPTGKAGDLVAGVRFRAWQPPRCLHPHIAVHAPLVFDVVDRWNERSLGGCEYHVAHPGGRSHETRPVNALEAEGRRRARFFETGHTPRQRIVTQAAPPSPEFPFTLDLRRAAPSR; encoded by the coding sequence ATGTCCATTCACGTCGCCCTGCATCATCGAACCTCGTATCGCTACGATCGATCGGTCTCCCTGGGGCCGCAGAGCGTGCGGCTTCGACCCGCACCCCATTGCCGGACGAAGGTCCTCGCGTACTCGCTGAAGGTCACGCCCGCGAAGCACTTCATCAACTGGCAGCAGGACCCGCAGTCGAACTACATCGCGCGCCTCGTCTTCCCCGAGAAGACGACCGCGCTCGAGATCGAGGTCGACCTCGTCGCCGAGATGGCGGCGTACAACCCGTTCGACTTCTTCGTCGAGCCCTACGCCGAGAAATGGCCGTTCGAGTACGACCCGCAGCTGAAGGTCGACCTCGCGCCGTACCTCCGCGTCGGCGAGAGCACGCCGCTCCTCGCCGAGCTCGTCGCGTCCGTGTCGCGCGAGCCGCGCACGCTCATCGACGTGCTCGTCGAGCTGAACCAGCGCCTCTGCAACACGATCAAATACCTCGTCCGCCTCGAGCCCGGCCTCCAGACGCCGGAGGAGACGCTCGCGAAGAGGTCGGGGAGCTGCCGCGACACGGGCTGGCTCCTCGTCCAGGTCTTCCGCCGCCTCGGCCTCGCCGCGCGCTTCGCCTCGGGCTACCTCATCCAGCTCGTCGCCGACACGAAGCCGCTCGAGGGGCCCGAAGGACCGAGCTCCGACTTCTGCGATCTCCACGCGTGGTGCGAGGTCTACGTCCCGGGCGCGGGTTGGATCGGGCTCGACCCGACCTCGGGCCTCCTCGCCGGCGAGGGTCACTTGCCGCTCGCGTGCAGCGCGGAGCCCTCGCTCGCGGCGCCGATCAGCGGCGCGCTCGAGGCGTGCGAGACGACCTTCACCCACGAGATGAGCGTCACGCGCGTGCGCGAGGAGCCGCGCGTCACGAAGCCGTACACGGAGGAGGCGTGGGGGGCGATCGCGGAGCTGGGGCGGAGCGTCGACGCCGCCCTCGGCGCCGGCGACGTCCGGCTCACGATGGGCGGCGAGCCCACGTTCGTGAGCGCCGACGACTTCGAGGGCGCGGAGTGGAACACCGCCGCGCTCGGGCCGACGAAGAAGAAGCTCGCGGCGGAGCTCTTTCATCGCCTCCGCGACGAATATGGGCCGAGCGGATTGGTCCATTTCGGACAAGGCAAATGGTATCCGGGCGAGCCGCTCCCGCGCTGGTCGCTCGACCTCTACTGGCGAAACGACGGAGAGCCGCTCTGGTCCGATCGCGCGCTCATCGCGGACGAGACGAAGCCGGACACCCAAGTGGCCAGTCCGGCCAACGCCGAAAAGCTCCTTCGCTCCGTCGCGAAGAACCTCGGGCTCGACCCCAAGTTCGTATTTCCCGCCTACGAAGACGCCTATTATTACGCGTGGCGCGAGCGCCGACTCCCGATCAACGTCGACCCCGCCGCCTCGAAGCTCACCGATCCGCTCGAGCGCGAGCGGCTGCGCCGCCTCTTCACCGAGGGGCTGGAGGAGGCGAGCGGGGCGGTGCTGCCGGTCGGCAAGGACCCGCTCGAGGCCGCCGCCGCGAAGGCCGCGCGCGCGAAGGGGGGGGCCGGCGAGGCCGCGCGCTGGCGCACCTCGCGCTGGCACTTCCGCGGCGAGCACTGCTTCCTCGCCCCGGGCGACTCGCCGCTCGGCCTCCGCCTCCCGCTCGACGCGACGCCCTGGATCGATCCGAAGGACCTCGTGCCGCCGAGCCCGAAGGATCCGAGCGACGAGGCGGAGCCGCTCGCCGAGCGCGCGAAGAAGCCCGGCGTGGCGGACGAGCGCGCGCCGGAGGCGGGCAAGTCGGCGCCGTGGGTCCTGAAGACCGCGATGTGCGTCGAGCCGCGCGACGGCGTCCTCCGCGTGTTCATGCCGCCGCTCGAGGCGCTCGACGACTGGGTCGAACTCGTCGGCGCGATCGAGGCCGCGGCGAAGGAGCACGCGCTGCCGATCCTCTTCGAGGGCTATCCGCCGCCGCGCGACGAGCGCCTCGGCCGGCTGAGCGTGACGCCGGACCCGGGCGTCATCGAGGTGAACATCCACCCCTCCGGCTCGTGGGACGAGCTCGTTCACCGCACGACGCACCTCTACGAGGCCGCGCGCCAGACGCGCCTCGCGGCGGAGAAGTTCATGATCGACGGGCGGCACGCCGGGACCGGGGGCGGCAACCACGTCGTCCTCGGCGGCGCGACGCCGAACGACTCCCCGTTCCTGCGGCGCCCCGATCTGCTTCGCAGCATGGTGGCTTATTTCCACCAGCACCCGTCGCTCTCGTTCCTCTTCAGCGGGATGTTCATCGGGCCGACGTCGCAGTCGCCGCGGATCGACGAGGCGCGGAACGACTCCCTCTTCGAAATCGAAATAGCTTTTGCGGAGCTCGACCGCCGCGCGGCGAAAGGCGAAGACGTCCCGCCCTGGCTCGTCGATCGCCTCTTCCGCGATCTCCTCGTCGACCTGACCGGCAACACCCATCGCGCCGAGTTCTGCATCGACAAGCTGTACTCCCCCGACGGCGCCACCGGGCGCCTCGGCCTCGTGGAGCTCCGCGCGCTCGAGATGCCCCCGCACCCGCGGATGAGCCTCGTCCAGCAGCTCCTCCTCCGCGCGCTCCTCGCCACGTTCTGGAAGGAGCCGTTCGCGCCCGCGCGCCTCACGCGCTGGGGCACCGAGCTCCACGATCGCTTCATGCTCCCGTTCTGGGTCTGGCAGGACTTCGAGGACGTCATCGCCGATCTCCGGCGCGCCGGCTTCGCCTTCGACGCGACCTGGTTCGCGCCGCACTTCGAGTTCCGCTTCCCGCTCATCGGCGCGATCGAGACGCGCGCGATGAAGCTCACGCTCCGCTCCGCGCTCGAGCCGTGGCACGTGATGGGGGAGGACGCGTCCGCCGGCGGCACCGCGCGCTACGTCGACTCGTCGCTCGAGCGGGTGGAGGCGCGCGTGACGGGGTGGAACCCGGAGCGCTTCGTGCTCACCTGCAACGGTGTGGAGGTCCCGCTTCAGCCGACGGGGAAGGCGGGCGACCTCGTCGCCGGCGTCCGCTTCCGCGCGTGGCAGCCGCCGCGCTGCCTCCATCCCCACATCGCCGTGCACGCGCCGCTCGTCTTCGACGTCGTCGATCGATGGAACGAGCGGAGCCTCGGCGGGTGCGAGTACCACGTCGCGCACCCCGGCGGCCGGAGCCACGAGACCCGCCCCGTCAACGCGCTCGAGGCCGAGGGCCGGCGGCGCGCGCGCTTCTTCGAGACCGGTCACACGCCGCGCCAGCGGATCGTGACGCAGGCCGCCCCGCCTTCTCCGGAGTTTCCCTTCACGCTGGATCTCCGCCGCGCGGCGCCGTCGAGGTAG
- a CDS encoding transglutaminase family protein — MTTRPPNRDRDERDEDAGAEEDPMTMRPQSSPQILERTVVGPRPPDSQTARPPSTSAFGIPSSFGPDDEEEHASDTEATTPPPPHANVQVHATEPPPTRFAHGTQEASSRSDPYGGDEEHTAAFLRSPVAPATRAYAVVHDTIYTYEHPVSLSRQIVHLAPRPLSYQTCRSHVLKVTPEPEILATTEDAFGNPITSLFIEPEHTSLKVQAETWVDITAREYPADDDTPPWEEVRGRLAYRAGRPPHPADLEASRFLFESARVRNKRELAQWTLACFPPRVPILAGVRSLMNRIHEELTFDPKATTVSTPVMAVFELKRGVCQDFAHLMLSCLRSIGLAARYVSGYLLTHPPPGRQRLVGADASHAWISVYVPDDAGGVWVDADPTNGVFPSLEHVTLGWGRDYDDVIPLRGVLLGGGDHELDIAVTVAPEADYESVFGATRSPPAAV; from the coding sequence ATGACGACGCGACCCCCGAACCGTGACCGCGACGAGCGCGACGAGGACGCGGGCGCGGAAGAAGATCCGATGACGATGCGCCCGCAGAGCTCGCCCCAGATCCTGGAGCGCACCGTGGTCGGGCCGCGGCCGCCGGACTCGCAGACGGCGCGCCCGCCGAGCACGTCCGCGTTCGGGATCCCGAGCTCCTTCGGCCCGGACGACGAGGAGGAGCACGCCTCCGACACCGAGGCGACGACGCCGCCCCCGCCGCACGCGAACGTGCAGGTCCACGCCACCGAGCCGCCGCCGACGCGGTTCGCGCACGGCACGCAAGAGGCCTCGAGCCGCTCGGATCCCTACGGCGGCGACGAGGAGCACACCGCCGCGTTCCTCCGCTCCCCCGTCGCCCCCGCCACGCGCGCGTACGCGGTGGTCCACGACACGATTTACACGTACGAGCACCCGGTCAGCCTCTCGCGCCAGATCGTCCACCTCGCGCCGCGGCCGCTCTCTTATCAAACTTGCCGCTCGCACGTCCTCAAGGTGACGCCCGAGCCGGAGATATTGGCCACTACCGAGGACGCCTTCGGTAATCCCATTACCTCTTTGTTCATCGAGCCGGAGCACACGTCGCTCAAGGTGCAAGCCGAGACCTGGGTCGACATCACCGCGCGCGAATACCCGGCCGACGACGACACGCCGCCGTGGGAGGAGGTCCGCGGCCGCCTCGCTTACCGCGCCGGGCGTCCGCCGCACCCGGCCGATCTCGAGGCGTCGCGCTTCCTCTTCGAGAGCGCCCGCGTCCGCAACAAGCGTGAGCTCGCGCAGTGGACGCTCGCCTGCTTCCCGCCGCGGGTCCCGATCCTCGCCGGGGTGCGGTCGCTCATGAACCGCATCCACGAGGAGCTCACCTTCGACCCGAAGGCGACGACGGTCTCGACGCCGGTGATGGCGGTGTTCGAGCTGAAGCGCGGCGTGTGCCAGGACTTCGCGCACCTCATGCTCTCGTGCCTCCGCAGCATCGGGCTCGCGGCGCGCTACGTGAGCGGCTACCTCCTCACGCATCCGCCGCCGGGCCGCCAGCGCCTCGTCGGCGCCGACGCGAGCCACGCCTGGATCAGCGTCTACGTCCCCGACGACGCGGGCGGGGTCTGGGTCGACGCCGACCCGACGAATGGTGTCTTCCCGAGCCTCGAGCACGTGACGCTGGGCTGGGGCCGCGACTACGACGACGTGATCCCGCTCCGCGGCGTCCTCCTCGGCGGCGGCGACCACGAGCTCGACATCGCGGTCACGGTCGCCCCCGAGGCCGACTACGAGAGCGTGTTCGGCGCGACGCGCTCGCCGCCGGCGGCGGTCTGA